AATGCAGATTACCTCTGCCATGAAAATGGTATCGGCTGCAAAGTTGAAGAAAGCTCAAGATGCAATTACAGCAATGCGTCCGTATTCATCTAAGCTTACTGAATTATTACAAAGCTTAAGCGCCACTTTAGATAGTGATGCTAGTGGAGAATATTCAACACAAAGAGAAGTAAAAAAGGTATTATTGGTTACAATTACTTCTAACAGAGGTTTATGTGGTGGCTTTAACTCTTCTATTGTTAAAAGAACAATAAAAGCTATCGATGAGAAATACAATGGAGTTACTGTTGATTTGTTTACGATAGGTAAAAAAGGAGATGATGTTTTATCAAAAGAACACAATGTTATCGAAAATAGAAATGATATTTTTGATGATTTAACTTTTGATAATGTAGCAGAAATTGCAGATAATTTAATGAATTTATATGTAACTGGTGCCTACGATAAGATAGAACTTGTTTACAATCAATTTAAAAACGCTGCAACGCAATTACCTCAATTAGAGCAATTTTTACCAATTGAGCCAATTGAAAGTAACGAAAGTATTAGTTCAGATTATGTTTTTGAACCTTCAAAAGAGGAAATTGTTTTAGCGTTAATCCCTAAATCATTAAAAACACAATTATACAAAGCAATTCGCGATTCTTATGCCTCAGAACATGGTGCTCGTATGACTGCAATGCATAAGGCAACTGATAATGCAACTGAACTACGTGATGAGTTATTATTAACATATAACAAAGCACGTCAGGCAGCAATTACAAATGAAATTCTAGAAATTGTTGGTGGTGCAGAGGCATTGAAAAACTAAGAAAATAATTTATGTTATAAAAAAAGCGAATCAGTAATGATTCGCTTTTTTTTTGATATAAAAACTTATATTTACGGCATAAAATTAAAAAACTATGAAAAATTTATTACTAGTATTATTATTATTATCTAGCTTTTTTGCTTACTCTCAAGAAGAAATTGAAGAAGTTGAAATTGAGATTGAAGAAGTTGAAATTGAGAGTGAAGAAGTAATATCTGATGTACCTTTTGCTCTTATAGAAGAAGCTCCTATTCACCCTAATTGCGATGGTTTAAGTACAAATAATGAAAGAAAAAAATGTTTTAACTCAATGATAACTAAACATGTTCAGAAGCATTTTGATATTGATTTGGTTAAATGTTTAGAAAAAGAAATTGTTATAAATAAAAAGACAGGTAAGAAAGAAGAACAATGTACTTCAGGTGACCTTTCTTCTGGAAGAAAAAGACTTTATGTAGTATTCAAAATTGGAAGAGATGGTATTGTCGAGAGTATTAATACTAGAGCGCCCCATCCAAAATTAAAAGAGGAAGCTATTAGAATTGTTAAGTTGCTCCCTAAAATGAAACCAGGTAAACATAGGGGGATACCCGTTAAGGTTGGTTATACTTTACCTATAACATTTAATGTAGAGTAACTATAAATTATTGAATAAAGATTATTTTAAAAAAAGCGAACTGTTTATAGTTCGCTTTTTTATTAATATTTAATACTAAAGTATATTTTAAACTATAACTGTTATAGATTTTCCTGCATTTCTTTTTGATATATACATGTAAACTAATAAAGGAATAAGTCCGTGTGGTAATCTAAAAATTACTAAATACATGTATTGATGTAAAATACTAAATGATACATCATAACTTAATCCACTTACAATCCTAGCAAAAGCAGTTATAAACCCCCAAAAACTTGCATATATTAAAGCAATTTTGGAAATTTTAGGAACAAAAAGAGTTATTGCAATAATGAAATCTAAAATACCTGCTATAAATAAAAGATTCTTAGCAGTTGTTTCTGTTACTGGAAGTATATTTAATGTCATCGTTACAAAATTGCCAGGTAAGGGGTAAAAAATAGCAACAGCATACATTCCATGACAAATAAAAGCCAAAGCAATAAAAATTTTTACATTAAAAATTAGAAGAGCAGTATTTTCATTTTTTAAATAATATAGTAATACAATCGGTACTCCAAACTGAATTGTATGCTCAAAAAACATAATTAAGTGATAGAACTTTTCTTTAGTAATAATTAAAGCTAATAATATCATACTTACTGCTCCAATCTTTAATACAATATATTCCCATTTTTTTGAATGTTTATTAATTGTAAGTGAAATTATGGCACAAAATGTATACAATACACCAATACTCCTGGTTAAAAATTGAATAGCATGGTCAGTATTTAAATTGGTTGCGTATTCATGCCAAGAAGTATTAAAAAAAAAATTAACTATGGGTTCTAAGAGCTGTTGATCCCAAAATAAACTCCTATAAGGAGCATCCCAGAATAAATGTTGGTATGCTCTACCAAAGAAGATAAAAAAAGAACTAATTTTTAAAAAATTGAGAAGGGTAATTCGATTCATAAAAAAGATTTTTAACAAATATAAAAAAGAGACTTTTATTGTTATTAAATATAGGTTAAATAATAACACATTTACAGTTAACATATTGTATTTTAGTTTATTATAATAATAATGTTTTTTTTTAGTTATATTATATTTATAAAAGAAAATACATTTGTATTTAAAATTTTAACAAACAATTAAAGTCCCTCAAAAATGAAAATTTACTTTTTAAAACTGCTACTTTTTGTAGCTCTTACTAGTTATGCGTCTAATGATAAGTATCGACTAATAATTACAGATAACCCAGCTACAACTATAACGATTGGTTGGAATCAAATTTCTGGATCAAACCCAATAGTATACTATGGAACAACAGATTTTGGAACGACTTGGTCAAGTTATCCAAGTTCAAAAATTGTAGATCGTTCAGTTTCTTATAAAGGAATGAATAATAGATTTACTAAACTTACTGGTTTAACACCAAACACAAATTATTACTTTGTTATTAAAGATAGCGAAGGTACCAGTAATCGTTATTGGTTTAAGACGGCTCCAAGTGTTAATGAAAAGATGTCGTTTATTGCAGGTGGAGATTCTAGAAACAATAGATCAACAAGAAATAATGCCAATTCATTAGTTGCTAAATTAAAACCTACAGCTGTTTTTTTTGGAGGTGATATGACAAATGGAGATTCAAATTCAGAATGGATAAATTGGTTTAACGATTGGCAAAATACAATTGCTACCGACGGAAGAATGTTTCCAATAGTTCCTGCAAGGGGAAATCACGAAAGATCAAATAATAGTATTTATAATTTATTTAATGTGCCATCAACTAATGTTTATTATGATGTTACATTTGGGAATAACCTATATACTATTTACACGTTAAACTCTGAGATTTCTGCAGGAGGTAATCAATACTCTTGGTTAAATCAAAGTTTAAATTCAAATACATCAATATGGAAGTCTGCTCAATATCATAAACCTATGCGACCTCATGTATCTTCAAAATCTGAAGGAAATGATGAATACTCAAATTGGTCTCAATTATTTTATAATAAAGGGGTGAATTTAGTTTTTGAATCAGATTCGCATACGGTAAAAACAACATGGCCAGTAAAACCTTGCTCAAGTGGTAGTGGCTGTGATGAAGGCTTTACAAGAGATGATGCAAACGGAACCATTTATGTAGGAGAAGGCTGCTGGGGTGCTCCTTTACGTTCTTCAAATGATGGTAAAAATTGGACAAGGAATAATAGTACTTTTAATCAGTTTAAATGGGTTTTTGTTGAAGAGTCTAAAATTGAAATTAGAACAATTAAAGTTGATAATGCTAATAGCGTAGGATCTGTTTCTAATGATAATCCTTTTACTATTCCTTCTAGCTTAGATATCTGGAATCCATCTAACGGTAGTGTGGTAACTATTACAAGTACGAATGTAAGTTATCCAGAGGTTGCAATTACTGCTCCAGCAAATGGATCTAGTCATACAGTTAATATACCAATGACAATAACAGCTGCTGCAACTGATAGTGATGGAACTATAACTAATGTGAAATTTTATGTAAATAATGCTTTAGTTAACACGGATACAAGTTTGCCTTATTCTACAAATTGGACGCCTAGTAATAATAATCAGTCATATACCTTAAAAGCAATAGCGATAGATAATGAAGGAAATGAAAAAGCTTCAGAAGAAGTATCAGTTTTTGTAGGAGCAATTTCAAAAACAATAACATCAATAATTAGTAGTGGTAATGATGATGCTGAACAATATCAATCATCAGGTAAAATGTATTTGAATAGTACAGATTTAGAATTAGTATATGATGGTTCTAGCAAGGGAAACCAACATGTTGGTTTATTGTTTAGAAATTTAAACATACCTAAAAGTGCTACTATAACTAATGCTTATATTCAATTTACGGTAGACGAAAAGAACTCAGGTAGTACCTCACTTGCAATTAAAGTTGAAGATTCATCAAATGCCCAAAATATAACAACTCAAAATTCTAGCATTACTTCAAGAAGTTATTATAATCAATCAGTTAATTGGGGGCCTAGTTCATGGAATACAATAGGTGCTTCAGGAACAGGGGAAAGAACACCAGATTTAAAAACATTAGTACAACATATTGTTAATAAATCGAGTTGGAATACTAATAATTCAATGATGTTTTATATCTCAGGAACAGGAGAACGTACAGCAGAATCATACGAAGGAAGTAGTACAAAAGCTCCTAAATTAGTTATTTCTTATACAACAGCTGACTCAGGAGGAGGTGGAGGAACTTGTGAAGATGTAACTGTAACTATTGTATTTGATAAATATTCAAAAGAAACTTCATGGTCGTTAAAAAATAGTACTGGAGATATTGTATTAAGTGGAAATAATTATACCCAAGCTAATGGGGAATCTGTTTCAGTATCAAAATGTTTACCTGTGGGATGTTATGATTTTACTATTAATGATGCTTATGGAGATGGAATTTGCTGTAGTTATGGAAGTGGTTCTTATAAAATAACAAAAAACAATAGTATAATAATGGCATCAGGAGGAACTTTTACTAGCTCAGAAACAAAACAAATTTGCTTGAATAATACTCCTGCTAGAGAAAAAGAAATGTCTTTAGCATCTGATATAAGTATTTATCCAAACCCTGCATCTGATATTTTATTTGTTAATGGAATAAAAGATAATACTGCTTTATGGACAGCAAAAATATTAGATCTGTCAGGTAATATTATACTTGAAGCGCCTATTTTTAATAAATCAATAAATATTTCTAAATTACCAGAAAATTCAATTCATATTATTAGAATATATAATAATTTGGGAGAAATGAAATTATCTAAAAAGATAATTAAGGAATAATTTTAATAAAAGAGAAAGATTAAAAAAACGGGTTACTTAATTAGTAATCCGTTTTTATTTTAATAATTTTTTCTAAAATACTTTGCATGTCAATTCCACATTGAAATTGAAGTTCTTTAACAGTTCCGTGATGAATAAAGTTATCAGGAACCCCTAAAATATTAATAGTTCCTTTATAATTATCTTCAGCAGCATATTCTAAAATAGCAGTTCCAAAACCACCTACTATTGTTCCGTCTTCTATTGTGATTATTTTATCAAAAGAATTGAAAATTACATTTAATAGCTCCTTGTCTAAAGGTTTTACAAAGCGCATATCATAATGAGCAACATCGGTATTATTTTTAAGGTTGTTTATAGCATCTATTACATTATTAGCAATTGTTCCAATAGATAATATTGCAATTTGAGTACCTTTCTTTAAACACGTTCCTTTACCAATTTCTATTTTTTCAAAAGGAAGTTGCCAATCTTCTAATTTACCTTTTCCTCTAGGGTAACGAATAGCTATCG
This genomic stretch from Tenacibaculum sp. Bg11-29 harbors:
- the atpG gene encoding ATP synthase F1 subunit gamma, which encodes MANLKEIRNRITSIKSTMQITSAMKMVSAAKLKKAQDAITAMRPYSSKLTELLQSLSATLDSDASGEYSTQREVKKVLLVTITSNRGLCGGFNSSIVKRTIKAIDEKYNGVTVDLFTIGKKGDDVLSKEHNVIENRNDIFDDLTFDNVAEIADNLMNLYVTGAYDKIELVYNQFKNAATQLPQLEQFLPIEPIESNESISSDYVFEPSKEEIVLALIPKSLKTQLYKAIRDSYASEHGARMTAMHKATDNATELRDELLLTYNKARQAAITNEILEIVGGAEALKN
- a CDS encoding energy transducer TonB, translated to MKNLLLVLLLLSSFFAYSQEEIEEVEIEIEEVEIESEEVISDVPFALIEEAPIHPNCDGLSTNNERKKCFNSMITKHVQKHFDIDLVKCLEKEIVINKKTGKKEEQCTSGDLSSGRKRLYVVFKIGRDGIVESINTRAPHPKLKEEAIRIVKLLPKMKPGKHRGIPVKVGYTLPITFNVE
- a CDS encoding Ig-like domain-containing protein, which encodes MKIYFLKLLLFVALTSYASNDKYRLIITDNPATTITIGWNQISGSNPIVYYGTTDFGTTWSSYPSSKIVDRSVSYKGMNNRFTKLTGLTPNTNYYFVIKDSEGTSNRYWFKTAPSVNEKMSFIAGGDSRNNRSTRNNANSLVAKLKPTAVFFGGDMTNGDSNSEWINWFNDWQNTIATDGRMFPIVPARGNHERSNNSIYNLFNVPSTNVYYDVTFGNNLYTIYTLNSEISAGGNQYSWLNQSLNSNTSIWKSAQYHKPMRPHVSSKSEGNDEYSNWSQLFYNKGVNLVFESDSHTVKTTWPVKPCSSGSGCDEGFTRDDANGTIYVGEGCWGAPLRSSNDGKNWTRNNSTFNQFKWVFVEESKIEIRTIKVDNANSVGSVSNDNPFTIPSSLDIWNPSNGSVVTITSTNVSYPEVAITAPANGSSHTVNIPMTITAAATDSDGTITNVKFYVNNALVNTDTSLPYSTNWTPSNNNQSYTLKAIAIDNEGNEKASEEVSVFVGAISKTITSIISSGNDDAEQYQSSGKMYLNSTDLELVYDGSSKGNQHVGLLFRNLNIPKSATITNAYIQFTVDEKNSGSTSLAIKVEDSSNAQNITTQNSSITSRSYYNQSVNWGPSSWNTIGASGTGERTPDLKTLVQHIVNKSSWNTNNSMMFYISGTGERTAESYEGSSTKAPKLVISYTTADSGGGGGTCEDVTVTIVFDKYSKETSWSLKNSTGDIVLSGNNYTQANGESVSVSKCLPVGCYDFTINDAYGDGICCSYGSGSYKITKNNSIIMASGGTFTSSETKQICLNNTPAREKEMSLASDISIYPNPASDILFVNGIKDNTALWTAKILDLSGNIILEAPIFNKSINISKLPENSIHIIRIYNNLGEMKLSKKIIKE